Proteins encoded together in one Anopheles darlingi chromosome 3, idAnoDarlMG_H_01, whole genome shotgun sequence window:
- the LOC125956134 gene encoding 40S ribosomal protein S10b-like, with protein sequence MFMPKAHRDAIYKHLFKEGVLVAEKDLHAPKHLELDTIPNLHVIKTMQSLKSKNFVKEQLVWCHYYWYLTNEGIEYLRAYLHLQSEIVPSTLMCAARAAGSLRAQGPRPGGPNEGRSEDRQAYRRTQQANPGDKKGHAGAGADDLEFRGGFGRDKRM encoded by the coding sequence ATGTTTATGCCGAAGGCTCACCGGGATGCCATCTACAAGCACCTCTTCAAGGAgggtgtgctggtggccgaGAAGGACCTCCACGCTCCAAAGCACTTGGAGCTGGACACCATCCCGAACCTGCACGTCATTAAGACGATGCAGTCGCTCAAGTCGAAGAATTTTGTGAAGGAGCAGCTTGTCTGGTGCCACTACTACTGGTACCTTACCAACGAGGGCATCGAATACTTGCGCGCCTATCTGCACCTGCAGTCGGAGATCGTCCCGTCGACGTTGATGTgcgctgctcgtgctgctggatCGCTACGCGCCCAAGGTCCTCGCCCAGGCGGACCGAATGAGGGACGGTCTGAAGACCGTCAGGCGTACCGGCGTACCCAGCAGGCCAACCCGGGTGACAAAAAAGGAcatgctggtgccggtgctgatgACCTGGAGTTCCGTGGTGGATTTGGCCGAGATAAGCGCATGTAA
- the LOC125958388 gene encoding phosphatidylinositol-3-phosphatase SAC1-like, producing the protein MFGVPNDLVLHLTKERILIEASDYAAGQHLMIDRDSCVVTHVNDPFPNHPIWDCETRRVHGLLGIIPMPSGPHLLVITERVLVGTLFEKKIFRLGTVDLIPVASDNRDRKQDDYCRRTVLNLLEQPYFYFSYEYHLTHSMERISDVMGNVIKQIVNCNNLYGAADRRFVWNDALLSDWYQPSMRIFCLPLMHGFISINMLDPMLYPELRNHRPLGLVLISRRSRERAGTRLFTRGIDTEGHVANFVETEQIVVCGDLCISYVQTRGSIPLFWTQSPNLRFRPVPKLEPYADHLSACRQHLNDQCARYGSLLLVDLVDRSRETDAELSKAYESIVEQADNPDVEYTRKGLFDLVDSDYLNCYMGCIVRMFPFISNYRTQDCVIRTNCIDCIDRTNVFQSRVAVRVCARALFQLGIARDASDPLVTIFKRHCETAWIENANVLSRQYTGSDALKTDLTFRQSNSMLGYLRDAFNSFQRYQLNNFHDGVRQDAIDFFLRACIIPGQRLRAPRIFPEPPPILRMAEWIALSSCLIGTGASLLITQSYEKTRDNGSGGMLLILTYAYLAIKHPHLIVDMPQLEYRTLESAIEYKESE; encoded by the coding sequence ATGTTTGGCGTGCCCAATGATTTGGTGCTGCATCTGACGAAGGAACGAATTCTGATCGAAGCAAGTGACTATGCGGCTGGGCAGCATCTTATGATCGATCGCGACAGTTGCGTGGTGACGCACGTCAACGATCCCTTCCCGAACCATCCTATCTGGGACTGTGAGACACGGCGAGTGCATGGTCTGCTCGGTATCATCCCGATGCCCAGTGGTCCCCATCTGCTGGTGATTACCGAGCGAGTGCTGGTCGGTACGTTGTTCGAGAAAAAGATATTCCGTCTCGGAACCGTCGACCTTATTCCGGTGGCTAGTGATAATCGGGACCGAAAGCAAGACGACTACTGCCGGCGAACCGTGTTGAACCTGTTGGAGCAACCATACTTTTACTTCTCCTACGAATACCATCTAACCCATTCAATGGAACGTATTAGCGATGTTATGGGAAACGTCATTAAGCAAATAGTGAACTGCAATAACCTGTATGGTGCCGCCGATCGGCGGTTTGTGTGGAATGATGCGCTACTGTCCGATTGGTACCAGCCGAGTATGCGTATCTTCTGTTTGCCACTGATGCATGGCTTCATCTCGATCAACATGCTGGATCCGATGCTGTATCCTGAGTTGCGGAATCACCGACCGTTGGGTCTAGTGCTGATTTCTCGGCGCTCGAGAGAACGGGCCGGAACCCGGCTGTTCACGCGCGGTATCGACACCGAGGGCCACGTGGCGAATTTTGTCGAAACCGAGCAGATCGTTGTGTGCGGTGACTTATGCATCTCGTACGTGCAAACGCGCGGTAGCATTCCGTTGTTCTGGACGCAATCACCGAATCTACGGTTCCGGCCTGTGCCGAAGCTAGAACCGTACGCTGATCATCTGAGTGCCTGCCGGCAGCATCTCAACGATCAGTGTGCTCGGTATGGTAGTCTTCTGCTGGTTGATCTGGTGGATCGATCCCGTGAAACTGATGCCGAGTTGAGCAAAGCGTATGAGTCAATTGTCGAGCAGGCCGATAATCCGGATGTGGAGTACACCCGCAAAGGACTGTTTGATCTGGTCGATTCCGATTATCTGAATTGCTACATGGGATGCATCGTTAGGATGTTTCCGTTCATTTCAAATTATCGCACCCAGGATTGTGTCATCCGGACGAACTGTATCGATTGTATCGATCGGACGAATGTGTTCCAGAGTCGCGTGGCCGTACGCGTCTGTGCGAGGGCACTTTTCCAGCTTGGCATTGCTCGCGATGCCAGCGATCCGTTGGTTACGATTTTCAAGCGGCATTGCGAGACCGCATGGATCGAGAATGCGAACGTGCTGTCCCGGCAGTACACGGGCTCGGATGCCCTCAAGACCGACTTGACGTTCCGTCAATCCAACTCGATGCTAGGCTATCTGCGAGATGCCTTTAACTCGTTCCAACGTTATCAATTGAACAACTTCCACGATGGCGTACGCCAGGATGCCATCGATTTCTTtctgcgtgcgtgcatcaTACCGGGTCAGCGATTGCGTGCGCCACGTATTTTTCCCGAGCCTCCACCAATCCTGCGAATGGCTGAATGGATTGCCCTATCAAGCTGCCTGATTGGGACGGGTGCGTCCTTGCTAATCACTCAATCCTATGAGAAGACGCGGGACAATGGATCGGGCGGGATGCTCCTTATACTGACGTATGCGTATCTCGCGATAAAACATCCGCATCTGATCGTTGACATGCCGCAGCTCGAATACCGTACGCTAGAGAGTGCCATTGAATACAAAGAATCAGAATAA
- the LOC125958386 gene encoding uncharacterized protein LOC125958386 has product MASRKKADEEKLKRRRLARFRFRRLVHVVIFNRYWIAEIEDEDIGSNVHRNVAVIEKRLTHKGTLTIIDKRILNSPGEKRSEADRRSLKTVFRKLDCMQDFTDWQLDELARCATFQYLEPGRVILREGHQPYGVYFIANGEVSVSRRQWDYHQETFADVVCGTRTGGQMFGEIALLHEADCRRTATCTTTTDCELLCIGREDFERILKPTFLERWRQLQRALARFDYFKYWSTDQIREACLLSRIVGYEPQQKIPVDEARGRSYSAYFVLSGHCMILQCLTVVPTAGTDGFRLLALDERQTPGPVEHRFIDVSTFSCGAVFGLGETFEHRMVVARTHVQCLAIPRDWLLAKRQNVGNAWQRLRLRLDAAIPSRLQLFEQFVRDQQWQRYRKQVVREFVERKGRTRSNATELTDVPIICRVEEGDI; this is encoded by the exons ATGGCTTCGAGAAAAAAGGCAGAT GAGGAAAAGTTGAAGCGTCGCCGGCTGGCacgcttccgcttccggcgCCTGGTGCACGTCGTCATCTTTAACCGCTACTGGATAGCGGAGATCGAAGACGAAGACATCGGCAGCAACGTGCACCGGAATGTGGCCGTCATCGAGAAGCGGCTGACGCACAAAGGCACCCTAACGATCATT GACAAGCGAATCCTCAACAGTCCCGGTGAGAAGCGTAGCGAAGCTGACCGACGCTCGCTGAAAACCGTGTTCCGTAAGCTGGACTGTATGCAGGATTTTACCGACTGGCAGCTGGACGAGCTGGCTCGCTGTGCCACCTTTCAGTACCTCGAACCGGGCCGTGTAATCCTGCGCGAAGGACACCAACCGTACGGGGTGTACTTCATCGCTAACGGTGAGGTCAGCGTAAGCCGTCGGCAGTGGGATTAC CATCAAGAGACGTTCGCTGATGTTGTCTGTGGGACGCGTACCGGTGGACAAATGTTTGGCGAAATCGCGCTCCTTCACGAGGCGGATTGTCGGCGTACGGCGACCTGCACCACGACCA CCGACTGTGAGCTGCTGTGCATTGGCCGGGAGGACTTTGAGCGCATCCTGAAGCCAACGTTCCTGGAGCGCTGGCGACAGTTGCAGCGAGCACTGGCACGCTTTGATTACTTCAAATATTGGAGTACCGATCAG ATCCGCGAAGCCTGCCTGCTGAGCCGGATAGTAGGCTATGAACCGCAGCAAAAGATCCCGGTCGACGAGGCCCGGGGACGGTCGTACAGTGCGTACTTCGTGCTGAGCGGCCACTGCATGATACTCCAGTGCCTGACGGTGGTGCCAACGGCCGGTACGGACGGATTTCGGTTGCTAGCATTGGATGAGCGCCAAACTCCCGGCCCGGTCGAGCATCGGTTCATCGATGTCAGTACGTTCAGCTGTGGGGCCGTGTTTGGGCTCGGTGAAACGTTCGAGCACCGTATGGTGGTCGCACGAACCCACGTCCAGTGTTTGGCCATTCCGCGCGATTGGTTGCTGGCGAAACGGCAGAACGTTGGTAACGCCTGGCAGCGGCTGCGGTTACGGCTGGATGCGGCCATCCCGAGCAGGTTGCAGCTTTTCGAGCAGTTCGTGCGTGATCAGCAGTGGCAGCGCTACCGGAAGCAGGTGGTGCGTGAGTTTGTGGAGCGGAAGGGCCGCACGAGAAGCAATGCCACCGAGCTGACGGACGTACCCATCATCTGCCGCGTCGAGGAAGGTGACATCTAA